Sequence from the Methanobacterium alkalithermotolerans genome:
TATTTATTAAGAGAAATGCTACTGAAAAATTCAATAAGATTAAAAATTCAATACTTAAACAATAATTTATCTATTTATACGACAATTAGATGAATATAAATTTAACTAGGGGTGTTTTTATAAAACGTATTAAAGCAAACAATTTAAAAAATTGGGCTTCGACTAGAGAATGTCAAGAAAATCTTCCTTTATTAATACGTCGTCTAATACATGCAACAGTTAAAGATATCATTTATATTTTGTTTCCTGCCGGAGAAAGTATAATTAATCCCGGTTATGATGGTTTGCTTAATGTTTACAAAGGGACAACATATGTTCCTGATGGTTGTTCAGTGTGGGAATTAGGATGTGGTGAAGACATTAAAATTAAGGCTAATTCAGATTATAATAAAAGAAAAAAAGATCCTTTAAATGTAGATCCTTCTAAAACAACTTTCGTATTTGTTACTCCGAGAAGATGGAGAGATAAAACTATCTGGATTGAAGAAAAGCGAAAAGAATCTTTTTGGAAAGATGTACGTGCTTATGATGCGGATAATTTAGAAGATTGGATTGAACAAACTATTGCGGTTAGTATATGGTTTGCCCAGCATTTACAAATATATCCGGGGGATGTTGTCTCACTAGATCACTGGTGGGAAAATTGGAGTAATAGCACTAATCCTCCTTTAATACCAAACCTCATTTTGGCAAGTAGAGATCATGAAATTAGAGCGGTTCAAGATTGGTTAAGAACTCCATCTTCCATTATAATGGTTCAAGCAGATACTGAAGATGAATCAATAGCATTTCTAGCTTCTGTTATTTATTCATTACCTGAAAAAGAAAGAGAAAGTCATTTGTCTCGGAGTTTAATCACAGAAACTTCTCATGATTTTAGACATGTATGTATAACTAGTGGATCCAACTTAATTGTTATTGCTGGACCTAATGAAACTGAATGGTTTCATTCAGCTAGAAAAAAAGGCCATTGTGTTTATGTACCTTTATCTCCAGAAAATAATATTCCCCGTGCAACTAATCTTTCACGTATTGGAAAAGAACAATTTATTTCAGCACTTATTGAAATGGGAATATCCGAAGAAATGGCCAAAAAATATTCTAAAGACACCAAAAGAGAGATTACTATATTGCGAAGACAATTGTCATTAATTAACACAGAACCAGAATGGGGTAAAATTGATTCTGTTAAAAATATACTTCCTGTGTTGTTAGCAGGTAGTTGGATTGAGTCTAAAAAATCAGATGAAGAAATAATTAGTTTATTAGCTAATGAATCTTATGAATCTTTTTCTAAGAAATTATATACTTTACAACACAAACCTGATTCACCTATACTTAAAATTGGGGATTTATGGCAATTAAGATCACCAGAAGAGGCCTGGTATACTTTAGCTCGTTTTATAACTCATTCGGATATTGAAACTTTTAAGGAAATATTTTTAGATATTTTGAAAACAAAGAATCCTTCACTAGAATTAGATCCTGAAAAACGTTGGATGGCAGCAGTTTGTGGTAAGATACAAAAATATTCTGATACTTTGAGGAAAGGGATCTGTCAATCTGTTATATTCATAGCTCTTTGTGGTGATGATGTAAAAATACCATTATCTACTACTTCTCAAACATGGGTTGATAATTTAGTAAGGGAATTGTTACATAAAGCAGATTGTGATTTATGGAATTCACTTTTAGATGTATTGCAACTCATTGCTGAGGCATCCCCTACTTCGTTTATGGATGCAATAGAAAATTCTTTGACATATGATGAAAAGCCGATTATGTGTTTATTTGAAGAATCCGAAGGTTTAATAGGACCATCTACTAATCATTCAAGTCTGCTCTGGGCTTTGGAAATTTTGGCTTGGATGCCAAATTTACTTTCTCGTGTTACTATGATTTTAGGGCAATTAGCAAAGTATGACCCTAATACTGATAGTAGAGTGATTAATCGGCCCAAAAATAGTTTGCGTGGCATTTTTCTTTTGTGGAACCCTCAAACTTATTCATCCTTAGAAAAACGTTTAGACATTTTAGATGTGCTAGTTGAAAGATATCCTGAAATTGGATGGAATCTTCTAATTGATTTGATGCCTAAGAATCATGACATTGGTTATCCTACGTCTAAACCAGTTTGGAGACAAATTTCTGAAAAAACAGATATGAAAATTACAATTTCTGAAATTATGGATGGCACTAAAGAGATAGTAAATAGATTACTTAGCAATGTAGGTAATGATGGAGCACGTTGGGTTAAAATATTAGACAATTACTCTGAACTTCCACGAGATGAAAGAAATAGGATACGAGAACGACTTTCGTGCGATACAGATAAAATTTTGATCTACCGCTATGAATTATGGATTAAGCTTCGAAAAATAATTTCTAGACATAGATCTTATCCTGATGCAGAATGGGCGCTTCCAGAAGAAGAATTAAAAAATCTTGAAGAGATTTATCTATCTTTAGAACCTGAGGATATGATTGACAAGTTTGGCTGGCTTTTTGATGGTTTGCCTGATTTATTAGAAGGAATTGATATTGTAAAACGTCATGATGATGAACACTTTATTAAACTTAGAATAAATGCGTTAAATGAGATTAGAAATGAATATGGCTTTGAAGGATTAGTACGGTTAGCAGAGAGAATTAAATCACCTATTTACTTAGGACGCACATTAGCTGAAGATAATATAGATCCTATTGAAGAAGAAAAGCTTTATTCACTACTTGAAGAAAATGAATCCAAAATGATTTTTGTTAAAGAGTATATCTTCCGCAAAGCATTCAATGATAATGAATGGATTAAAAATCTAGTTAATAAATCTCGAACTGAAAATTGGTCAAATTTAAAAATTGCTAATTTTTTTACAGCTTTACCCTCAAGAATGTTTGTTTGGAATTTATTGAAATCTTTCAATGAAAATATACAAAAAGAATATTGGAAAAAATGTGGTTTTGGAGGCATTACTGCGAAATCTGAAGATAAAATTTATTATATAAAACAAATGGTTAAATTCAAAAGGTACTTCAACGCACTCGATATTGCTGCTTTATACGCTGAAGAGATACCTTCTGAATTGATAATCCAAATATTAGAAAAAGCAGCAACTGAGCAAAGTGAAGATGAATTTAGAATTGACTATTATGATATTGAAAAGTTGTTTGAAGAATTATATAAATCTAATTATCAAAGAAGTGAAATAGCAAAGTTAGAATGGTATTATTTGGCTTTTCTTGCTAGTGTAACTAGTAGAAGACCCCCTAAAATGTTACATAACGAATTAACTAATAACCCTGAATTCTTTTTAGAGGTTATTAAACACGTATATAAACGAAAAGATGAAAATGAGGATGATGATGGAGAAAATATTTCTCCAGAACTATTAAAGCAAAGAGCAACTCTCTCTTTAAAGCTGCTCCGTAGCTGGAAATCTATACCGGGCAGTACAAATGGTCAAATAAATTATACGATATTAAAATCATGGATAGATAAATCTAGAGAACTATGCGTAAAATCCGATCGAATTGATGTATGTGATATACAGATTGGGCAATTATTAGCAAATGCAGAATTTGAAGAGGATATATGGCCTCCTGAAGCAATATGTAAAATAATTGATAGTATACCTAGTGAAAAATTACATACTGGATTTAAAATTGGAGTTTCTAATAAAAGAGGAGTATTTACTAAGTCATTAGATGAAGGGGGAAAACAAGAAAAGGCTTTATCTGAAAAGTATAAAAAGTATGCAGATAAATTAAATATTCGCTTCCCAAAGACAGCTTCAATATTATATGATATTGCGGCAGATTACAATAATCAAGCTAAAATAGAAGATGAAGAAGTTGAAAAATGGGATTTAGAATATTAAAAATCTCATGGTTTTAATTTTTATCCAATTTTTTAAATTCATATTTAAAAAAATATTTATTGGGGAAATTTAAAATATTAAATAATTGGTTTTCCTTGCTGAGCGGATTCTTTACCATTATATTACGAAGTAAACTACCACCCTAGTAAATAGTTAAGAACTTCCTTAAATATCCAATTTTTTGGATCAATGAATAATATAGAAACTCAAAAAAAAATCTGTTTTTTAATATACTCTAAAAAAATTAATTATTTTTAAGCTTCAACATTTTTAACAAAAAACGGATTAGATTGGTTTCTAATAATATATAATGCAATTAATTGTTGGAGGGAAAAAATGAAAGAAGATTTTGATCTGTCATCCAATGTATATTGGAAGAAGATGGTTTGGGGCCTTATTTTAGGCATTATGGGTGCACAAACTGCTATATGAGGTTTTGGGGGAATTTAATGGGCAAATTAAATTTTAATCTAGAACATAAAATAGTCCTTGACTCGTTTTTACTGGAAATAAATGCTGTGGTGCCAGGTAAAATGTTTGGATATCCTGCATATTATGTTAATGGGAAATTATTTGCATGTCTTTATGAAAATGGGGTAGGCATAAAGCTTCCCGAGTATAAAGCCAGGGAACTTGTTGGAGAAGAGGGAATAATTCATTTTCAGCCATTAGGTCGGCGAAAAATGAAGGAATGGATTCAAATAAATAGGGAGAATTCTGAAGATTATTTAAAAGATAAATGGATCTTTGAAAGTTCTATTAAATTTGTTTCGTCTTTAGCTAAGAACTAACGAAAAATAATTTAATTATATCTTTTAAAATAGTTTTAATTCATTTTAGAATATTTAGCAGTATTAGATATTTTAAAATTCTTTTAAGCGTTTATCCATGCTCATAAAATTATTTTAGAAGTTTAAGGTAAGATCCTATATTAAAATAGAGATAGTGGTTCAATTTATCTACAAAACCCGGAAACTATTTAAAATAATATCAAAATTCGCCCTTTCACTATCAAATTCATCATCAGGGGCCTGTAGAAACATCATGTAACTTTTATCATTTTTTACAAGGATAATAGAGGATATCCTCATTATTTTACTAAAATGGGAATCATTAACCAGATAAACATCTTCATAAGCGGTTTTATTATCTATAGTCAGTTCATTACTGGATATTTTTTTCCAACCAGGGCTATCATTTTCTCTAAGTAGATTAACAGCACTATCTTCTGACATTCCATCGTTATTCCATACAGTTACCTGGAATTGAACATTATTAAATCCAAAATCTTTGCTGGCTGTAATCGTATTGTCCCCGGTTGTGTTATCTGCATGTGCAAACCATCCTGAAGGATATTCAAAACTAACTCCATAGGCGGTAATCTTACCGGTGGAATTACTGAGATTATCTCCTGATAAGTATCCCGAAGTAAGATCCTCCATAGATACACATCCTGATATAAGAACAATCAAACAAATTAATCCAGTTATAACTCCCCCGTATCTTTTTAAGTTCATAAATTTCCTCCCTTTTTAAATAAAATTATAATTAAATTGATTAAAGTAATATAAAAACATTGTATATTTATACGGATTTAAGATAGCTATTTATTGAATCAGATTAGAAAATCCATTCGTATAAGGAATGAAAAAATATTTCTTCTAAAATAATTATCAGGGAGTATTTTAGCAATATTTAAGCCCTCTCAGGCTGCACCAATTTCTTTTTTAAAAATTTAAATCACTTTAAACGCATATAATATATTAAATATTTAGGAGTTTAAAAAATGCCAAGAGTAGTCCATTTTGAAATACCAGCAGACGACCCGGAAAGAGCAATTGAATTTTATAAGAATGCTTTTGGATGGGAAATAGAAAAATGGGAGGGTCCATTTGATTACTGGCTTGTAAAAACTGGAGAAGAAGATGAACCCGGTATTGATGGGGCCATAATGAAAAAGGAAATGGATGAGAAATTAACCAATGTAATTGCCGTGGAATCTTTCCAGGAGTTTTTTGAAAAAATTGAAAAATCTGGTGGAAAGATGCTAACTGATAAAATGTATATCCCGGGAATTGGTATTACCGCTTCCTTTGAGGATACTGAGGGGAATGTTTTATCCATAATTGAACCAGAGATTATGGAATAATTAGGAGATAAAATACCTTTTAAAAAAAATCACTTATCTTTTTTTTTAAAAAAAATAAGTAAGGCCCGTTATTTAAAATACCGGGCAAACAACTCTTTTATATCCTCTGGCTCTTTTAATACGTTAGTATTATCCATAGCAGCCAGTTTATTTATATTCTCCACGTCTTCTTCTCGCAGGGTTAGTTTAAGGTCTTTTCCATCTGGTAGTTTGGTAATGGTAACCCCTACTTCATAATCAGAAGGCATGATATAGAGGGGTATATCTGCTCTTTGACCCATAATAGCAGAATTAGCCAGTAAGGTATCACCCATACGGAGTGCTATTTTAGCCACGGTATTAGCAGAACATGGAGCAATTAACATGAATTCATACTTACCCAGCTGAATTTGACCGGCCAGAAAGGGAGAATTGGCATTGATCTCCACCCAGATATTATTAAAATTGGTTTCTATTTCATTGGAGATTCCGTAGTATTTTATTACCTGATCTCCTGATCGGGAGATGTAGACATCAATATCCACCACATCTTCATATTCCTTTTTAATTTTCTTCATCATTTCCAGGGTTTCTACCATTTTTTCCCCGGCCCCGGCAATTCCCCAGGCCACTTTAGGCTTTTTTTCCTTTTTCATAAAAAGTCCCTCCTTTAAATTAGCATCATTCAATATCCACTTTATGAACTTCTTTTTCTATTTTAGGTAATTTAATGGTTAAAATAGAGTTATCAAAATCAGCTTTTACTTTTTCCACATCAATACTAAAGGGCAAAGTTAAGGTACGTATGGTTTTACCATGACTGCGCTCCTTCTGAAGGTATTTAACTTCTTCAGATTTTTCCTCAAAAATTGCTTTAATTATTATCTGATCTTCAGCCATTTTTAAATCAATATCCTCTTTTTTAACACCCGGAAGATCCATTTTCACTACCAGGCCATTTTCCGTTTCTACAACATCAGTAAGTGGTTTTTGAAGTTCAGTTTTATAATCAGATAATTTCTTTCCAAAATCCTCAGTTTTAGTCTGTATACTGCTCAAAACATCTTCAATAAATTTTTCAGCCCCTAAATCAATCTTTTCACTGCTGGAAGTTTTCTTTTCTTTTTTTGAATCTGATTTATTATTTTCAACTGCCATCTAACTCCTCCACCTTATTAATGATAAACTTGGTCAATATCCATAGGTATATTATGTAGATTATGCAATATAAAACTTAAATTTTAATGGATTTTAAGCATTGTTCACAAAATTACTATTTTAAGTGGTCTAATTAAATAATATTCACTATTTTAAATAATTAAATCATTTTTCATGGCCAATATAAAAAAATCAAATGATTTATTTTAATTTCTTTAAAATAGGATCTTTAAAGGCAGACTATGAAAATAGTAAATATAATATATTAAAAGGACGAAAAGACTTATAATCTATATATTAAACTCATAATTAATTATAAAAGGTAAGATAAGATGATTGTCAAGGAATGGTGTATGTATTGTGGGGAATGCGCAGGAGTATGCCCCCGTAATCTAATTGAAGTAAGGGAACTAACTTTAAAGTTTAATGAAGACCAGTGTAAAGAATGCAGTTTATGTATCCAGGTGTGTCCGGTAAAAGCACTACAAGAGGACAAATAAGGTGGTTATGATGTTAATTGAAACTGATATTTTAGTAATAGGTGCCGGTCCAGCAGGTTCCACCGCAGCCAAACATGCTGCTGAGGGTGGGGCCAGAGTCCTCCTGATGGATAAAAAATCAGAAATAGGAGCCCCTAAAAGATGTGCTGAAGGAGTATCCAATGGTGGACTGGAATCACTGGGAATAGAAAAAAATCCAAGATGGATCACCAAGGAACTGGACGGTGTAAGATTAATATCTCCCAATAGAACCGATGTATGGCTCACTTCTGATAAAATAGATTTACCTGAAGCAGGTTGTATTCTGGAGAGAAAGGTATTTGATAAGTACATGGCCATGGATGCTGCCCGGGCCGGAGCCCAGATTAAAATCAAAACCCTGGCCACTGGTATGGAAAAAACCGATGACGGATACCTGGTATCTGCTGAATCCATGGGTGAGTCATTCCAGATAAAAGCCAAAATAGTCATTGCTGCTGATGGACCAGAATCCAGAGTGGCCCGCTGGGGAGGACTAAATACCACGGCTAAACCAAAGGACATGGAGTCTGCAGCCCAGTTTGAAATGGCAGGGGTGGAAATGGAAAACAATAACTGTATTGAGTTCTACTTTGGTAGTGTGGCCCCAGGAGGATATGCCTGGATATTCCCTAAAGGAGACGATATCGCCAATGTGGGACTGGGTATTTTAGCCACCAAAACTGATAAGACTGCTTATGAGCACCTCTTAGAATTTGTAGCAAGTAACCCTGCCACAGAGAATGCTCAGCCAGTGGAATTAAATATTGGTGGAGACCCGGTGGGAGGTATGCCTAAAAAACTGGTAACAGATAATTTGATGGTAATTGGAGATGCTGCCGGACAGGTTAATCCGTTAACTGGTGGGGGAATCATCAGTGGAATGACTGGAGGTATGATTGCCGGTAAAGTTGCTGCTGAAGCCATAAGTGAAGGTGACCTATCTCGAAAGAAACTCAAAAAATATGAGGATGAATGCCAGGAAGCCATAGGTAAATCCATTAACAAATACCTCAAAGTAAAAGACTATATGCTCACCTTAAATGATGGTGAACTGGATTCTATTGCAGAAGCTTTCCAGGATATTGAATTTGAGAAGGTAAGTACCACGGAACTGGTGCGAAAACTGGTTAAAGTATCTCCCAAAGCACTATTAAAACTGGGTAAATTATTCTAAAACCAGTTTTAATTTTTTTATTCTACTTTTAATTATATTTCATTCTGAATTTTATTATTTTTTAATATTCAATACCCTGCTATTAAAAAAGCAATTAAAGCCACCAGGTAAAAGACCAGCACCACTTTATGATATAAAAAATCAGCCCAGCTAATCATTTTATCTTTATCCAGAAAATTGGATAGATAAAGGGGGATGGTGGCTATAACAGGAGGCAGGATTATTATTAAAAACTGTATACTATTCATATCCCCCACCAGAAGAATATAGGCCAATAATATACAACATAGAATAGATACTCCCAGCATCTGTTTCTTTTTTTCTTTATACATAAGATAAGTACCCATACCTGCTAAAAACATCAGTAAATAAACACTAAAGGGCACTAAAAATACATTCCCCAATAAAACACTGCAGGATGCCATCCTCAACACATTATTGGTCCCGGTACTACTAAAAGGGGCTAAACTTGTATCTTTTAATCTTAGAGGAGGCAGGGTGTAAATTATCTGGTTAATTATCATTAATAATAAAATAACAGTAAATGAAGCAGGAAAACGAATAAGGGCCAGTGCAAAAACCAGAATAATTAAAAGAAGAATAAATAATACTATGATTTCTGGTCTTATTTTATTCTGGATAAAGGGCCTCTTACTTTTAATTTTATCCTTACTATCACTCTTTAAATCAGTTAGATCATTAAGAGCATAAAGAGCACCCCACAAAAGAGTTACCAGAATTAATCCACCTAAAATTTTAAATGGTTGAGTGGTGGTTAAATGAGAATAATAGGCATAGGTAACCACTAAAAGGTACATGTGTATATTCTTAGCTGTCCAGCTAAGCCTGGTTGATTTTAAAAGAGTTAATATCATATTATACCTTAAGGTGGTTCTAAGTATTCCAGTATCAAACGGGGCCTACAGCCAAATTTGTGAAGGGCATCATCTATTTTTTTCTGATTTATATCTTTTAAATGGCTTTTAATAATATTAATAGTTTCAGCTCTACTGTATGATATTTCCACCACGCAGAATAAATAAGTTAGAAGTTTTACCAGTATTCGGGATAACCATCCCAAATCAGTAAAAATATCATATTTTTTACCTCTTAATTGTAGCCTCCAGGCAGTCTGAAACACCAGATTCATATTCTGGAACTCCTTATGGAACTGAATATATTCTTTTATACAGATAAAATAAAATATGAGGGGCCAGAAAGTGTTATTACGGGTCCATAGACTAAAACCAATAAGATCATCCTGGAGGAGGTGCTGGTCATGGAATTTATCAGCAAAAAGCACCACATCATACTCTTTTAGTTTCAGGTAGGCTTCTTTTTTAGTTTTAGAACCAGTATTCTTTTTTAAATCAGTGATTAATATTTCAAAAACTTGAGAGGGGGAGGTATTTACAGATGGAAGAGTACTGCTTACTTCATAGGTTTCTAAACCAGTCTCCTTTAAGGCATGGTATATGTTGGCGGATTTACCAGTTCCAGGAGCACCTAAAACATGGACTATTTTTCCCTTACTCTTTTTTAATTTTATAAAGGCTTTTTTAAGGTTAAGAAAAGAGTTGGTGGGTACAAAATTAGAATTATCACTCCGGGAGTTTACTTTATGTGGTCCGGTATAAATTGTGGTTTTCAGGAGTTCTTCCCGGGGAGTAGACATATATTTTAATATTATATCTTCCTATATAAGGAGTTTTAATATTTTTAAAAAATTTAAAATAGCTTATCCAATTTCATTCTCTAAACATGGTTTATATAGTGATAAATACAATATTTTTATAACTTTTAAGGGTACTTAAATGGTGGTCAATTGAATAATAATTCTGATACATTAATTCCCGGGGATAAAAAGGATTCAGGCTGTATTTTTAAAAAATACATAGTTCCCTGTATTTTACTGGTTATATTAACTTTAATTGTTAGCTGGATTGCCTACCAGAGAGTTCAAATCCAGATAATTATGGGTCCGGGATGGGATACTTATGCTTTTTTGGCCAATGCACTGGAGTTTGCTGGTAAGAGTATAGGATATGCTGAGTTTGATCGACCACCCTTCATGTCATTTATTACTTCATTTTTCTTCCAATCAGGGAATATCCATGAATCAACTATTTTCTATGTGGATGGAGGATTTTTTGTTCTGGGAGTAATAGGTTTATACCTCTTTTTAAAACTAAGATTTGATAGTATACAGAGCTTTACCGGAGCACTATTATTTGCCTCTTCACCGGTAGTCTTATCCTGGATGGGAGTAGGTTATACTGATCTGGCCAGTGTGGCACTTTCCATCTGGGCATTGTACTTTTTAGTTCTATCTGTGGAAAAAAGTCCCTGGTTTTATTATCTGGCCTTTCCAGTAGCTATGAT
This genomic interval carries:
- a CDS encoding VOC family protein, producing the protein MPRVVHFEIPADDPERAIEFYKNAFGWEIEKWEGPFDYWLVKTGEEDEPGIDGAIMKKEMDEKLTNVIAVESFQEFFEKIEKSGGKMLTDKMYIPGIGITASFEDTEGNVLSIIEPEIME
- a CDS encoding UbiA family prenyltransferase, which produces MILTLLKSTRLSWTAKNIHMYLLVVTYAYYSHLTTTQPFKILGGLILVTLLWGALYALNDLTDLKSDSKDKIKSKRPFIQNKIRPEIIVLFILLLIILVFALALIRFPASFTVILLLMIINQIIYTLPPLRLKDTSLAPFSSTGTNNVLRMASCSVLLGNVFLVPFSVYLLMFLAGMGTYLMYKEKKKQMLGVSILCCILLAYILLVGDMNSIQFLIIILPPVIATIPLYLSNFLDKDKMISWADFLYHKVVLVFYLVALIAFLIAGY
- a CDS encoding NAD(P)/FAD-dependent oxidoreductase, with protein sequence MMLIETDILVIGAGPAGSTAAKHAAEGGARVLLMDKKSEIGAPKRCAEGVSNGGLESLGIEKNPRWITKELDGVRLISPNRTDVWLTSDKIDLPEAGCILERKVFDKYMAMDAARAGAQIKIKTLATGMEKTDDGYLVSAESMGESFQIKAKIVIAADGPESRVARWGGLNTTAKPKDMESAAQFEMAGVEMENNNCIEFYFGSVAPGGYAWIFPKGDDIANVGLGILATKTDKTAYEHLLEFVASNPATENAQPVELNIGGDPVGGMPKKLVTDNLMVIGDAAGQVNPLTGGGIISGMTGGMIAGKVAAEAISEGDLSRKKLKKYEDECQEAIGKSINKYLKVKDYMLTLNDGELDSIAEAFQDIEFEKVSTTELVRKLVKVSPKALLKLGKLF
- a CDS encoding PsbP-related protein, whose amino-acid sequence is MNLKRYGGVITGLICLIVLISGCVSMEDLTSGYLSGDNLSNSTGKITAYGVSFEYPSGWFAHADNTTGDNTITASKDFGFNNVQFQVTVWNNDGMSEDSAVNLLRENDSPGWKKISSNELTIDNKTAYEDVYLVNDSHFSKIMRISSIILVKNDKSYMMFLQAPDDEFDSERANFDIILNSFRVL
- the afpA gene encoding archaeoflavoprotein AfpA → MKKEKKPKVAWGIAGAGEKMVETLEMMKKIKKEYEDVVDIDVYISRSGDQVIKYYGISNEIETNFNNIWVEINANSPFLAGQIQLGKYEFMLIAPCSANTVAKIALRMGDTLLANSAIMGQRADIPLYIMPSDYEVGVTITKLPDGKDLKLTLREEDVENINKLAAMDNTNVLKEPEDIKELFARYFK
- a CDS encoding Hsp20/alpha crystallin family protein — its product is MAVENNKSDSKKEKKTSSSEKIDLGAEKFIEDVLSSIQTKTEDFGKKLSDYKTELQKPLTDVVETENGLVVKMDLPGVKKEDIDLKMAEDQIIIKAIFEEKSEEVKYLQKERSHGKTIRTLTLPFSIDVEKVKADFDNSILTIKLPKIEKEVHKVDIE
- a CDS encoding 4Fe-4S binding protein, whose amino-acid sequence is MIVKEWCMYCGECAGVCPRNLIEVRELTLKFNEDQCKECSLCIQVCPVKALQEDK